The following coding sequences are from one Vicugna pacos chromosome 11, VicPac4, whole genome shotgun sequence window:
- the LOC102524947 gene encoding olfactory receptor 226-like yields the protein MSAGGNHSEVTEFILVGFPGSLGLHMGLLVLFLPAYLLTVTENVLIIVVIRASPLLHKPMYVFLGNLSFLEVWYVSVTVPKLLLSLVAPEFRRISFAGCMAQLYFFLALACTECALLGVMAYDRYVAICSPLRYPAIMSPRLCSLLAAGSWLSGFTISVGKVFFISRLGYCGPNVMNHFFCDVSPLLNLACSDMSVAELVDFLLALLILLGPLLLTVSSYTAIISAVLRIPSAAGRHKAFSTCASHLTVVVIFYSASLFIYARPRAIYSFDLNKLVSVVYTVLTPLLNPIIYCLRNREVKEALHRVVQGAAQTLGASS from the coding sequence ATGTCTGCAGGTGGCAACCACTCGGAAGTGACCGAGTTCATCCTGGTGGGCTTCCCGGGCTCGCTGGGCCTCCACATGGGCCTGCTGGTGCTGTTCCTGCCGGCCTACCTGCTGACCGTCACGGAGAACGTGCTCATCATCGTGGTGATCCGTGCCAGCCCCCTACTGCACAAGCCCATGTACGTCTTCCTCGGCAACCTGTCCTTCCTGGAGGTGTGGTACGTCTCCGTCACGGTGCCCAAGTTGCTGCTCAGCCTGGTGGCGCCCGAGTTCCGCCGCATCTCCTTCGCGGGCTGCATGGCACAGCTGTACTTCTTCCTGGCGCTGGCCTGCACCGAGTGTGCACTTCTGGGTGTCATGGCCTAcgaccgctacgtggccatctgcagCCCCCTGCGCTACCCAGCCATCATGAGCCCCCGCCTCTGCAGCCTCCTGGCCGCTGGCTCTTGGCTCTCGGGCTTCACCATCTCCGTGGGAAAGGTCTTCTTCATCTCGCGCCTGGGCTACTGTGGCCCCAACGTGATGAACCACTTCTTCTGCGATGTGTCCCCACTGCTGAACCTGGCGTGCTCCGACATGTCCGTGGCGGAGCTCGTGGACTTCCTCCTGGCGCTGCTCATCCTGCTGGGGCCGCTGCTGCTCACTGTCTCCTCCTACACCGCCATCATCAGCGCGGTGCTGCGCATCCCGTCTGCCGCCGGTCGGCACAAGGCTTTCTCCACCTGCGCCTCACACCTGACCGTGGTGGTCATCTTCTACTCGGCCTCCCTCTTCATCTATGCCCGGCCTCGCGCCATCTACTCCTTCGACCTCAACAAGCTGGTGTCCGTGGTCTACACCGTGCTCACGCCCCTGCTCAACCCCATCATCTACTGCCTGCGGAACCGGGAGGTCAAGGAGGCCCTGCACAGGGTGGTGCAGGGGGCGGCCCAGACCCTGGGTGCCTCGTCCTAG